From a single Rosa rugosa chromosome 7, drRosRugo1.1, whole genome shotgun sequence genomic region:
- the LOC133721951 gene encoding protein virilizer homolog isoform X2: MGRPEPCVLFAHTFDHPHLDEYVDEVLFAEPIVITACEFLEHNTSSASQAVPLLGATLPPSFALEVFVQCEGETRFRRLCQPFLYSPSSSNVLEVEAVVTNHLVVRGSYRSLSLVIYGNTAEDLGQFNIEFDDSSITNLVSSAEGKLEDLPLALHSTNLTIEESLSALNTLSLPVTASDLSIEVKQLLQLMLKVCKLPNLGDALHKIVSTVVSAATCYVTCSWGRSSDCEEPHNVLSEARTELIQLYKSLKEESGNASDESLEDCDFFDSEADLVTSKQLVDWLSQYFCFNRDFSSVGHHQLPQDTNVMLGLSVALLLCSGRESCFHFVSGGGMEQLLHVFSRDKQNTTATTLLLLGVVEKATQHSFGCEGFLGWWPREDENIPSGASDGYSRLLNLLLQKQRHDVTSCATYVLHRLRFYEVTSRFECAALSVLGGLSTVGRVTSDTLDMLICAKSQLKKLLKLITSRGPIEDPSPVARATRKLILGQTEGLLSYKASSNLIASSNCCFSNRDIDLHLLDLLKERGFLPLAVALLSSSILRSEVGRAMDLFVEITSSIEAIILSLLFCRSGLIFLLQHPELSATIIHALRGGDNVNKDVCLPLRYASVSISKGFFCIPQEVGMIVGMHLRVVNAIDRLLTAAPNTEEFLWVLWELCALARSDCGRQALLALGYFPEAVKILIEALHSAKEPEPLTKNSGASPLNLAIFHSAAEIFEVIVSDSTASSLGSWIGHVTELHRALHSSSPGSNRKDAPTRMLEWIDAGVVYHKNGVTGLIRYAAVIASGGDAHLTSTIPLVSDLTDAENVIGDPCGGSDVNVMENLGKFISDKTFDGVTLRDSSVAQLTTAFRILAFISENSTVAATLYDEGAIAIIYAVLVNCRFMLERSSNSYDYLVDEGTECNSTSDLLLERNREQSLVDLVVPTLVLLINLLQKLKEVQEQHRNTKLLNALLRLHREVSPKLAACAADLSSPYPDSALGFGAICHLLVSALACWPVYGWTPGLFHSLLASVQVTSLLALGPKETCSLLCLLNDLFPEEGVWLWKDGMPLLSALRKLSVGTLLGPEKERQVNWYLNPAHLEKLLSQLTEHLDKIAQIIQHYAISELVVIQDMLRVYIIRVACQKSESCSVLLRPIFSWIRDHAYELSSPSDMDAYKVYRYLDFLASLLEHPRAKALLLKEGAIRMLTRVLDSCLGATDTDEIQILAGRSSAKSGFSLLSWCLPVFKSFSLMFISQPSLRNDLHKFANVGTEESIMILKYLLRFCQVLSAGKELLACLTAFKELGSCNEGQSALATAFYGLHYIAEDHEAYKGHEKDGNCNSCLPNESEWRKFPPLLCCCKNLLRSADSNNGLSSYAIEAVNALCMGSFWFCLDGERLNPDRVIAVKFLFGLPDDIDSTNGVAEENLNYIHELICVLKTIADDHVADSDIQIPLYQVLESAKSLMLLLQKPSSLLKMDDIFSNDSVPVPPNVLVSSKIHLISDGGAEMTGDYLYQGALGDQFQWECPETLPDRLSQSNLSGKRKMSSLDGPNRRARGENSVAEITTQNAFVRGLGSTTASSGPTRRDTFRQRKPNTSRPPSMHVDDYVARERNDGVSNSNVIAVQRVGSSGGRPPSIHVDEFMARQRERQNPLSTVVGDATIQVKSATPVNDSAMEKFNKPKQLKADPDDDLQGIDIVFDGEESEPDDKLPFPQPDDNLQQPAPVVVEQSSPHSIVEETESDIHSTPLTSNMDENTQSEFSSRMSGSRPEMPLTREPSVSSDKKYFEHSDESKNPTLVKASSGFESAAAANSPRFPVFGYNNSSGSSAQLPVDSRMNPQNFFPKNSSQHVGNVPIATGSPGFYDPRFLPNQPPLPPMPPPSTVAALISQTSDSVPSQSSPFVNSMNEGQQPSTAYQIRSDYPSAFNNGSTSRSSISSPSGGARPPPPLPPTPPPFSSSPYNMTPNRTSIAQSTVYNQTSVGTTELPQGSTAPSGARVNAYSPPALVPHMVFSRPGSNSMTIYGHVPTQLQGDNPNMVQNLSVPQSSMQSIHTGGQLQPLQPPQLPRPPQPPQHLRPPIQASQHLEQGSLQSPVPMHSLQMLQQPMVSPMQAYYQSQQQEFAHIQQQVDHSQPQVLPQLGDATSQQQQDPGMSLQEYFKSPEAIQSLLGDREKLCQVLEQHPKLMQMLQEKLGAQL; this comes from the exons GCTGTTGTAACTAATCATCTGGTTGTAAGGGGGAGCTACCGTAGTCTGAGTTTGGTTATATACGGAAACACGGCAGAAGATCTGGGGCAATTCAACATTGAATTTGATGATAGCTCCATAACTAATCTTGTTAGCTCTGCTGAGGGGAAGCTTGAAGACCTCCCTCTGGCTTTACATTCAACTAATCTGACAATTGAGGAATCACTATCAGCTCTGAATACTTTATCTTTACCTGTTACAGCATCAGATTTATCTATTGAAGTTAAGCAATTATTACAGTTAATGTTGAAGGTTTGTAAGTTACCCAATCTAGGGGATGCATTGCATAAAATAGTTAGCACTGTAGTGTCAGCTGCCACTTGTTATGTGACTTGCTCCTGGGGCAGATCTAGTGACTGTGAAGAGCCACACAATGTTCTTAGTGAGGCCAGAACAGAGCTCATTCAACTGTATAAATCCTTAAAAGAGGAATCAGGGAATGCATCAGATGAATCATTGGAAGACTGCGATTTTTTTGACTCTGAGGCTGATTTAGTAACTTCCAAACAGTTGGTAGATTGGTTAAGTCAGTACTTTTGCTTTAATAGGGACTTTTCAAGTGTTGGACATCACCAACTTCCACAG GATACAAATGTCATGCTGGGATTGAGTGTGGCTCTTCTTTTGTGCTCTGGAAGAGAGAGCTGCTTTCACTTTGTAAGCGGTGGGGGAATGGAGCAGCTTTTACATGTCTTCAGTCGTGACAAGCAGAATACTACCGCAACAACATTACTTCTACTTGGAGTTGTTGAGAAGGCTACTCAGCATTCTTTTGGATGTGAAGGATTTTTAGGTTGGTGGCCTCGTGAAGATGAAAATATTCCATCTGGTGCCAGTGATGGTTACAGTAGATTGTTGAATTTGTTGTTGCAAAAACAGCGTCATGACGTTACTTCATGTGCAACTTATGTCCTTCATCGCTTGAGATTTTATGAGGTTACTTCAAGATTTGAG TGTGCAGCTTTGTCTGTATTGGGAGGTCTCTCTACTGTTGGTAGGGTCACAAGTGATACTTTGGACATGCTTATCTGTGCAAAATCGCAACTTAAAAAGCTCTTG AAATTGATAACTTCACGTGGTCCAATTGAAGATCCTTCCCCTGTTGCTCGTGCAACCAGAAAATTGATTCTTGGTCAAACTGAAGGTTTGTTGTCATATAAAGCATCCAGTAACTTGATTGCTTCATCAAATTGTTGTTTCTCAAATCGGGATATCGACTTGCATTTGCTGGATCTTCTCAAG GAGCGGGGATTTCTTCCTCTAGCAGTTGCACTATTGTCATCATCCATATTACGTTCAGAAGTAGGACGTGCTATGGACTTATTTGTGGAAATTACATCATCTATTGAGGCCATTATTCTTTCCCTTCTGTTTTGTCGCTCAG GCCTAATTTTCCTGCTACAGCACCCTGAACTTTCCGCAACTATAATACATGCCCTAAGAGGTGGTGATAATGTGAACAAGGATGTGTGTCTTCCTCTTCGATATGCATCTGTTTCCATATCCAAAGGATTCTTTTGCATTCCACAGGAGGTTGGAATGATTGTTGGGATGCATTTGAGGGTG GTTAACGCCATAGATCGTTTGCTTACTGCGGCTCCAAACACTGAAGAATTTTTATGGGTATTGTGGGAACTATGTGCTCTTGCAAG GTCTGACTGTGGACGCCAGGCACTGTTGGCTTTGGGATATTTTCCAGAG GCTGTTAAAATTTTGATTGAAGCATTACATTCTGCCAAGGAACCGGAGCCGCTTACTAAAAATAGTG GAGCCTCACCGTTAAATCTTGCGATATTTCACTCAGCTGCCGAGATCTTTGAAGTTATTGTTTCTGATTCAACTGCATCTTCTCTTGGATCCTGGATTGGACATGTTACGGAGCTCCATAGGGCTTTACATTCCTCTTCTCCAGGGTCAAATAGGAAAGATGCCCCCACACGGATGTTGGAATGGATAGATGCTGGAGTAGTATATCATAAAAATGGAGTTACAGGTCTTATACGATATGCTGCTGTGATAGCTTCTGGAGGAGATGCCCACTTGACTTCAACCATCCCTCTAGTGTCAGATCTAACAGATGCAGAAAATGTTATTGGAGATCCTTGTGGTGGTTCAGATGTTAATGTTATGGAGAATCTTGGAAAATTCATCTCTGACAAGACTTTTGATGGAGTGACTCTTCGTGACTCTTCTGTAGCACAGTTGACAACAGCATTTCGCATTTTGGCTTTCATTTCAGAGAATTCG ACTGTTGCTGCTACTCTATATGATGAGGGAGCAATAGCTATAATCTATGCAGTTTTGGTCAACTGTAGGTTTATGCTTGAGAGGTCCTCGAACAGTTATG ATTACCTTGTTGATGAGGGTACAGAATGCAACTCTACATCAGATTTACTGCTGGAACGTAATCGTGAGCAGAGTTTAGTTGATCTTGTGGTTCCAACTCTTGTGTTGTTGATCAATTTATTGCAGAAATTGAAG GAGGTACAAGAGCAGCACAGGAATACCAAATTGTTGAATGCGCTTCTACGATTGCACCGAGAAGTAAG TCCAAAACTAGCCGCATGTGCTGCAGACTTATCTTCTCCTTATCCTGATTCTGCCCTTGGGTTTGGAGCTATCTGCCATCTTCTTGTTTCAGCACTTGCTTGTTGGCCAGTCTATGGCTGGACTCCTGGGCTTTTCCACTCTCTCCTTGCTAGTGTTCAAGTTACTTCCTTGCTGGCCTTGGGTCCAAAGGAAACATGCAGTTTGCTATGCCTTCTG AATGATTTATTTCCAGAAGAAGGGGTCTGGCTTTGGAAAGATGGGATGCCCTTGCTGAGTGCCCTAAGAAAATTGTCTGTTGGGACACTTTTGGGTCCTGAGAAGGAGAGACAGGTCAACTGGTATCTGAATCCTGCACATCTTGAGAAGTTGCTGAGCCAATTGACAGAGCATCTGGACAAAATAGCGCAGATTATCCAACATTATGCTATATCT GAACTGGTTGTCATTCAAGACATGCTTCGAGTTTATATTATTCGCGTTGCTTGCCAAAAAAGTGAAAGTTGTTCTGTACTTCTACGACCCATATTCTCATGGATTCGTGATCATGCTTATGAGTTGTCTTCTCCATCAGATATGGATGCTTATAAG GTTTATAGATATCTTGATTTCCTTGCCAGCTTATTGGAGCATCCTCGTGCCAAG GCACTATTGTTGAAGGAGGGTGCCATTCGAATGCTAACTAGAGTGCTTGATAGTTGTTTAGGTGCCACTGATACAGATGAAATACAGATCCTAGCTGGTAGAAGTTCAGCTAAATCTGGATTTTCTTTGCTTAGTTGGTGCCTCCCTGTATTCAAGTCCTTCTCACTGATGTTTATATCTCAACCAAGTCTACGCAATGATTT GCACAAGTTTGCAAACGTGGGTACTGAAGAATCTATCATGATTTTAAAATATCTCCTCAGGTTTTGTCAG GTTCTTTCAGCCGGAAAAGAATTACTTGCATGCCTTACTGCTTTCAAAGAACTAGGTTCTTGTAATGAGGGTCAAAGTGCTTTAGCAACTGCTTTTTATGGTCTTCACTATATTGCGGAGGATCATGAAGCATATAAAGGACATGAAAAGGATGGAAATTGCAATAGTTGTCTTCCTAATGAATCTGAATGGAGAAAGTTCCCCCCCTTGTTATGTTGCTGTAAAAACTTGTTAAGATCAGCTGATTCTAACAATGGTTTATCAAGTTATGCAATTGAGGCTGTCAATGCACTGTGCATGGGATCTTTTTGGTTCTGCCTTGACGGGGAAAG ATTGAATCCAGACAGGGTCATTGCAGTGAAATTCCTTTTTGGCCTTCCTGATGATATAGACTCAACAAATGGTGTTGCAGAAGAAAACTTGAACTACATTCATGAACTAATCTGTGTGTTGAAGACAATAGCTGATGACCATGTTGCCGATTCTGATATTCAGATCCCCTTGTATCAG GTTTTAGAATCCGCAAAGTCATTAATGCTGTTGTTGCAGAAGCCGAGTTCTTTGTTGAAGATGGATGATATCTTTTCTAATGATAGTGTTCCTGTACCACCAAATGTTTTAGTATCTTCAAAGATCCATCTAATCTCAGATGGTGGTGCTGAAATGACTGGTGATTATCTTTATCAAGGAGCACTTGGAGATCAGTTTCAGTGGGAGTGTCCTGAAACATTGCCAGATAGATTGTCACAATCAAATCTTTCTGGTAAGAGGAAAATGTCGTCACTTGATGGCCCAAATAGGCGTGCCAGGGGAGAAAATTCTGTGGCTGAGATTACAACTCAAAATGCATTTGTGCGAGGTTTGGGCTCTACTACTGCCTCCTCTGGTCCTACTCGCAGAGATACCTTTCGGCAGCGGAAACCAAATACTAGTAGGCCTCCTTCCATGCATGTTGACGACTACGTTGCAAGAGAAAGAAATGATGGTGTTTCTAATTCCAATGTAATAGCAGTCCAGCGAGTTGGATCGTCTGGTGGGAGACCTCCTTCAATTCACGTGGATGAATTTATGGCCAGGCAAAGGGAACGCCAGAATCCATTGTCAACGGTAGTTGGGGACGCAACGATACAGGTGAAGAGTGCAACACCTGTAAATGACTCAGCTATGGAGAAGTTCAACAAACCTAAACAATTGAAAGCAGATCCCGATGATGATCTTCAGGGAATTGACATAGTATTTGATGGTGAGGAGTCTGAACCTGATGACAAATTGCCCTTTCCTCAGCCAGATGATAATCTGCAGCAGCCTGCTCCTGTGGTTGTTGAGCAAAGCTCTCCACACTCAATTGTTGAAGAGACAGAGAGTGATATTCATTCGACACCATTAACATCTAATATGGATGAGAACACACAAAGTGAATTTTCTTCCAGGATGTCAGGTTCACGTCCTGAAATGCCTTTGACTCGAGAACCTAGTGTTTCTTCGGACAAGAAGTATTTTGAGCATTCTGATGAGTCGAAGAATCCTACACTAGTTAAGGCTTCTAGTGGGTTTGAATCTGCAGCAGCAGCAAATAGTCCTAGATTCCCTGTGTTTGGCTATAACAATTCATCGGGATCATCTGCACAGTTGCCAGTTGATTCAAGAATGAATCCACAGAATTTCTTTCCAAAGAACAGTTCACAACATGTTGGTAATGTGCCTATAGCTACAGGTTCTCCAGGATTTTATGACCCGAGGTTTCTTCCAAATCAACCTCCTTTACCTCCAATGCCGCCTCCCTCAACAGTGGCAGCTTTGATATCTCAGACTTCTGATTCAGTTCCAAGTCAATCATCTCCATTTGTGAACTCTATGAATGAGGGACAGCAGCCCTCCACAGCGTACCAG ATTCGTTCAGATTATCCTTCTGCATTCAATAATGGTTCTACATCCAGAAGTTCCATCTCTTCTCCTAGTGGGGGTGCCAGGCCCCCTCCACCGCTCCCTCCTACACCACCTCCTTTTTCATCTAGTCCATATAATATGACACCCAACAGAACTTCTATTGCCCAGTCTACAGTATATAACCAGACAAGTGTTGGAACAACTGAACTTCCTCAGGGCTCTACTGCACCTTCTGGGGCGAGAGTAAATGCCTATTCACCACCTGCCCTGGTGCCTCATATGGTTTTCAGTAGGCCAGGTTCTAATTCTATGACTATCTATGGACACGTCCCAACTCAGCTGCAAGGTGACAACCCTAATATGGTGCAGAATCTCTCTGTCCCCCAGTCTTCGATGCAGTCTATTCATACTGGTGGTCAATTGCAGCCACTGCAGCCCCCACAGCTTCCGCGTCCTCCACAACCACCCCAACATCTTAGGCCACCTATACAAGCTTCACAACATTTGGAACAGGGTTCCTTGCAGAGCCCAGTTCCAATGCATTCACTGCAAATGCTGCAACAGCCAATGGTTTCACCTATGCAGGCCTATTATCAATCCCAGCAACAAGAGTTTGCTCATATACAGCAGCAAGTTGACCATTCTCAACCACAAGTTTTGCCTCAATTAGGGGATGCTACATCCCAACAGCAACAAGATCCAGGAATGTCATTACAGGAATATTTCAAGTCTCCAGAAGCTATTCAG TCTCTATTGGGTGACCGAGAAAAACTTTGTCAAGTTTTGGAGCAGCATCCAAAGTTAATGCAGATGCTTCAG GAGAAGTTGGGCGCTCAGCTATAG